ACGGCGATATCGTTGCCATAGCTCGTGCAGCCCCTGTCAGCCCTTCCCATCCCCGACTCACCGCTGCCCAGGACGTCTGGCGACTGCGGCCTCAGGAGGTCGTCCACGTAGTCCCTGAAAGACACGTCCACTGCGGGCACACCACATCACACGGGATCATGCGGCGTCACACAAAGCATGACGGGGGAAACGATCAAGGCGGTGGTGGCGGCTGACCTTTGGTGTACGAATATGTGTTGGCCGTACTCAGACGCACTTGCCGATCGCCGTATGTGGTGAGTAAATTCCACTTAGAGCACAAAGAGCGGAATTTCTACAAAGACAATAATAATGGTATGCAATTGGTATGAAACACTggcaattttattattatttttaaatcaatcaattgtAGAACCTCGAattaaatatggaaaaaaagtacaaaattttaaaaaaaacagaaacagaaacacACAAAGGTAAAGCTACAGCAAAAGCTCAACGTACGGTGTTGTCCGTCAGTCCGGTGATGACCACCGGCATGCTGTACGCGTAACTATGGAAACAACATAACAACATCACTTTCGCAGCTGTTCGTTCGCGAACTAGCATGCTTGCCAGGAAAGAGACACGCACAAGCGCGCACGCGTGTGGCTTACCTGTCCAAGAAGTGACGTAATGACAGCGAGGAACCGTCCACCACTTCCAAGTTACACGGACCTTCATCCTCCACGCTCAAATTGGGTCCGCACCACCTAAACACACACGCCCAACTTCATCTTTGTGTTGGTAGTCCTTCTCCTCATCGCGAAAAATCTCAAGAATAACTCGACCATCTCGGGTACTCCGGTAATCGGTCTTACTCGACCATTGGGTGGACTCCAGTAAACGGTCTTATCTGTGTGCTCGTTACAGTAACAGCGTACTCGAGGAAAACGCGCTCGAGCCGGCAAGTACAGTTAAGAACTGACCAACCACCGTCGGCGCCTTCTTGGTGGTCGCTTAGCGTTTGCACCTCCAGCAGAACAATAAAGTGGAGCAGAGCCAAGCGGAAGGAAATCTGGCCTAAAGCTGTCCAAAGTTCCATTCAACAAATTTCCCCACACGACCGACTTAACGGGAAACAGACTGACAGGAATCCAGTCGGGTCGAGTCGCTGACGACTTCCGAAGCGCAACAGCAGATGCTTTTTCACTTCCTAGTCTGCAGCCAATCACGAGCAAAGCACATTTCCGTGAAAAGTGGCGGGAAGGCGAGAACGTGGGAATTCTGGGAAATCAACACCGCTTACTCTCGCTTCACTTTTGGCCGTGAGTTGTAAGGATTCGAAGCGGGAActttaaaattacaaatgcGTGAGCGcaaattttttttgctccacagCCCTG
This region of Hippocampus zosterae strain Florida chromosome 17, ASM2543408v3, whole genome shotgun sequence genomic DNA includes:
- the jmjd8 gene encoding jmjC domain-containing protein 8, translating into MELWTALGQISFRLALLHFIVLLEVQTLSDHQEGADGGWWCGPNLSVEDEGPCNLEVVDGSSLSLRHFLDSYAYSMPVVITGLTDNTKFRSLCSKWNLLTTYGDRQVRLSTANTYSYTKVDVSFRDYVDDLLRPQSPDVLGSDTLYMFGDNNLSEWRSLLDVYEPPVFLLPGTSRAFSFGIAGPGTGVPFHWHGPGFSEVIYGRKRWFLYPPDEGPPFHPNMSTLSWLRNVYPGLPPHQAPLQCTIRPGQVLYFPDRWWHATLNLDTSIFISTFLG